One genomic segment of Arcobacter porcinus includes these proteins:
- a CDS encoding response regulator has translation MFKQGTELLKNKKLNLLYAEDDLELRDKVVYFIKDKFENIYLASDGIDALEIYNKKIVDIIITDISMPKLTGIDLIKEIRKKDNKIPIIIITAQSDKKSLLEAIPLNLVRYIVKPFEITKNNLINVIDESIIRIKSTNNIEEFNLTEEIVYDYINKKFIFNNKKEKALTQNETLLFELLLENRNNLVSFEVIENSVFSDSIMTDSSLKNLLLRLRKKLTIDIIKTVRGLGILLQIDR, from the coding sequence ATGTTTAAACAAGGAACAGAATTACTTAAAAATAAGAAATTAAATTTATTATATGCAGAAGATGATTTAGAATTAAGAGATAAAGTTGTTTATTTTATTAAAGATAAATTTGAAAATATTTATTTAGCATCAGATGGGATAGATGCTTTAGAAATATATAATAAAAAAATAGTTGATATTATAATTACGGATATAAGTATGCCAAAATTAACAGGAATTGATTTAATAAAAGAGATAAGAAAAAAAGATAATAAAATACCTATTATAATAATAACTGCACAAAGTGATAAAAAAAGCTTATTAGAAGCAATACCTTTAAATTTAGTTAGATATATTGTTAAACCTTTTGAAATTACTAAGAATAATTTAATAAATGTTATTGATGAATCAATAATTAGAATAAAAAGTACTAATAATATAGAAGAGTTTAATTTGACAGAAGAAATTGTTTATGATTATATAAACAAGAAGTTTATTTTTAATAATAAAAAAGAGAAAGCTTTGACTCAAAATGAGACTTTATTATTTGAGTTGCTACTTGAAAATAGAAATAATTTGGTATCTTTTGAAGTTATTGAAAATAGTGTTTTTTCAGATTCTATTATGACAGACTCAAGCTTGAAAAATTTACTACTTAGACTTAGAAAAAAACTTACAATTGATATTATTAAAACAGTAAGAGGATTGGGGATACTTTTACAAATAGATAGATAA
- a CDS encoding sensor histidine kinase produces the protein MKKIWKNLITSNYAFIGNSNNQRRGVILNITLLIMIILFLPLSIYNFFNRDIVTYAIIEFSTSILLICIIFYIRYSKNLTIASNIVAAIVILNITSYIYTENGQNNSFIWISSFIAFIFYLKGLKKGLFISFVFAICLFLFMFSLILNSDSYFNIVSFINVGTSFFVFLGILFFYHYLLDVAEKKLLKLNKNLSKRVKIELEKKEKQNILLIQKSKLEELGETFAMLTHQWQQPLSIIFLETNILLDKLENSENIPNENKKDIEIILNNISNKTKFMFETLNDFNSFLSPYSQENTFSPYSSIKKMCSFIEATFKLKNIDISFTKTCDKKSLVFGKENEFKQTILSILTNSAQSINIKQKEDINYKGEIIIDLKRDNFLIISIKDNGPGISIENYFEPYITSKENGTGLGLYMSKLIINKMKGNITLRNHENGCEVLLEIPILK, from the coding sequence ATGAAAAAAATATGGAAAAATCTTATTACATCAAACTATGCTTTTATAGGTAATTCTAATAATCAAAGAAGAGGTGTTATTTTAAATATTACTCTTTTAATCATGATTATTTTATTTTTACCTTTATCAATCTATAATTTCTTTAATAGAGATATAGTTACATATGCTATTATAGAATTTTCAACAAGTATTTTATTGATTTGTATCATATTTTATATAAGATATTCAAAAAACTTAACTATTGCTTCAAATATTGTTGCAGCAATTGTAATATTAAATATTACATCTTATATTTATACAGAAAATGGTCAAAATAATAGTTTTATTTGGATTTCTTCTTTCATAGCTTTTATTTTTTATTTAAAAGGTTTAAAAAAAGGATTATTTATCTCATTTGTTTTTGCTATTTGTTTATTTTTATTTATGTTTAGTTTAATATTAAATAGTGATAGTTATTTTAATATTGTCTCTTTTATAAATGTTGGAACATCTTTTTTTGTATTTTTAGGAATACTTTTTTTCTATCATTATTTACTTGATGTTGCAGAAAAAAAGCTTTTAAAACTAAATAAAAACTTATCAAAAAGAGTCAAAATAGAGTTAGAAAAAAAAGAAAAACAAAATATACTTTTAATACAAAAATCAAAACTAGAAGAATTGGGAGAAACTTTTGCCATGCTTACACATCAATGGCAGCAACCTCTTTCTATAATATTTTTAGAAACAAATATTTTATTAGATAAATTAGAGAATTCTGAAAACATTCCTAATGAAAATAAAAAAGATATAGAAATCATTTTAAATAATATTTCTAATAAAACAAAATTTATGTTTGAAACTTTAAATGATTTTAATAGTTTTTTATCTCCTTATAGTCAAGAAAATACTTTTTCTCCTTACTCTTCAATTAAAAAAATGTGTTCATTTATTGAAGCAACCTTTAAATTAAAAAACATCGATATATCTTTTACAAAAACTTGTGATAAAAAGTCATTGGTATTTGGTAAAGAGAATGAGTTTAAACAAACTATATTAAGTATTTTAACAAACTCTGCTCAAAGTATAAATATAAAACAGAAAGAAGACATAAACTATAAAGGGGAGATAATTATTGATTTAAAAAGAGATAACTTTCTTATAATTTCAATAAAAGATAATGGTCCTGGAATTTCAATAGAAAACTATTTTGAACCATATATCACATCAAAAGAAAATGGAACTGGTTTAGGTCTTTATATGAGTAAACTAATTATTAATAAGATGAAAGGTAATATAACTCTAAGAAACCATGAAAATGGTTGTGAAGTACTTTTGGAAATTCCTATCTTAAAATAA
- a CDS encoding IS256 family transposase, protein MKIEIDVEQFAKDIKAGKSIGGANGALGSLIKQLTEAALAAEIDSHLAQDLSNNRKNGYSSKTMKSDHGTFELDVPRDRNGNFEPEIVKKNQTTMTSEIEDKILSLFALGNSYSQIAKHIEDFYCVGFSKATISAVTDKIIPMLNDWKTRPLESVYPFVFLDAIHYKVKEDGKYIAKAFYTVLGVRVDGKKEVLGLYLNESEGAKFWLQVLTDLQNRGVKDILIASVDGLKGFPEAINSVFPNTEVQLCIVHQIRNSIKYVGSINQKQFAQELKSVYQAFTKDEALYELDKLEEKWGKKYPIVFQSWRNKWENLTVYFQYPEDIRRVIYTTNIIESVHRQFRTLTKTKGAFPNDDSLLKLLFMGIKNAQEKWTMPIRNWSLTLSQLAIHFEGRLDDSLNL, encoded by the coding sequence ATGAAAATAGAAATAGATGTAGAGCAATTTGCTAAAGATATAAAAGCTGGTAAAAGTATCGGTGGAGCAAATGGTGCTCTAGGCTCTTTAATCAAACAATTAACAGAAGCTGCACTTGCAGCTGAGATAGATTCACATCTTGCTCAAGATTTGAGTAATAATAGAAAAAATGGATATAGCTCAAAGACTATGAAAAGTGATCATGGAACATTCGAACTAGATGTTCCAAGAGATAGAAATGGTAACTTTGAACCAGAAATTGTAAAGAAAAATCAAACAACCATGACAAGTGAAATTGAAGATAAAATATTATCTTTGTTTGCACTAGGTAATAGCTATTCACAAATAGCAAAACATATAGAGGATTTTTATTGTGTAGGCTTCTCAAAAGCTACAATAAGTGCTGTAACAGATAAAATAATACCAATGCTTAATGATTGGAAAACAAGACCTCTAGAATCAGTATATCCATTTGTGTTTCTTGATGCAATTCATTATAAAGTAAAAGAAGATGGGAAATATATCGCTAAAGCTTTTTATACAGTTTTAGGAGTTAGAGTTGATGGTAAAAAAGAGGTATTAGGACTTTACTTGAATGAAAGTGAAGGAGCAAAGTTCTGGTTACAAGTTTTAACTGATTTACAAAATAGAGGTGTTAAAGATATTCTTATTGCTTCTGTTGATGGTTTAAAAGGATTTCCAGAAGCTATAAATTCTGTATTTCCAAATACCGAAGTACAACTTTGTATAGTTCATCAAATTAGGAATTCAATTAAATATGTTGGATCTATAAACCAAAAACAATTTGCACAAGAGTTAAAATCTGTATATCAAGCTTTTACAAAAGATGAAGCATTATATGAACTTGATAAACTTGAAGAAAAATGGGGTAAAAAATACCCTATAGTATTTCAATCCTGGAGAAATAAATGGGAAAATTTAACAGTTTATTTCCAATATCCTGAAGATATAAGAAGAGTAATTTATACTACAAATATTATTGAATCAGTACATAGACAATTTAGAACTTTAACTAAGACTAAGGGGGCTTTTCCAAATGATGATAGCTTACTAAAACTACTATTTATGGGTATAAAAAATGCTCAAGAAAAATGGACAATGCCAATTAGAAATTGGAGTTTAACTTTGTCTCAACTAGCCATCCACTTTGAAGGACGGCTTGATGATAGTTTAAATTTATGA
- a CDS encoding DUF234 domain-containing protein, with amino-acid sequence MIIVNKTIKEQFILFCEKNNISDMKKAIEYFTIFGGLDINIDTNKDILELIEKHILNNYKSIKSDINYLVGGYSVDSAILSGIALGDRKETNAFKRAFVSFEEGSKSVESLYDKGIIDIDSSANYILKKRNNSKISRKLLFTNPFIRFWFAFVSPIYKGIKDGNYEEFKIKFKNRESDFSDFIFEELALSYIKNCFIEEKIKDHGQYWNEKVNIPIIARTQSDMLVTGIVKNTSNKIKKSDLNKFIEDCKEEEINPDIIVIFSKNGFTSEIKALKNNSLKLFDIKSLKALLNINQF; translated from the coding sequence ATGATAATAGTAAATAAAACAATAAAAGAGCAATTTATACTATTTTGTGAAAAAAACAATATAAGTGATATGAAAAAAGCTATTGAGTATTTTACAATATTTGGTGGATTAGATATTAATATTGATACAAATAAAGATATTTTAGAATTGATAGAAAAACATATTTTAAATAATTATAAATCTATAAAAAGTGATATCAACTATTTAGTGGGTGGCTATAGTGTTGATAGTGCAATTTTATCTGGTATTGCTTTAGGAGATAGAAAAGAGACAAATGCTTTTAAAAGAGCTTTTGTAAGCTTTGAAGAGGGTTCTAAAAGCGTAGAATCACTATATGATAAAGGTATTATTGATATTGATTCATCTGCAAACTATATATTGAAAAAAAGAAATAATTCTAAAATATCAAGAAAACTGCTATTTACAAACCCTTTTATAAGATTTTGGTTTGCCTTCGTTTCTCCTATATATAAAGGAATTAAAGATGGAAACTATGAAGAATTTAAAATAAAGTTTAAAAATAGAGAATCTGATTTTAGTGATTTTATTTTTGAAGAGTTAGCTTTATCTTATATCAAAAATTGTTTCATAGAAGAAAAGATAAAAGATCATGGTCAATATTGGAATGAAAAAGTAAATATTCCTATTATTGCAAGAACTCAATCTGATATGCTGGTAACTGGTATAGTAAAAAATACAAGTAATAAAATAAAAAAGAGTGATTTAAATAAATTTATTGAAGATTGTAAAGAAGAAGAGATAAATCCAGATATTATAGTTATATTTTCTAAAAATGGCTTCACAAGTGAAATAAAAGCTTTGAAAAACAACTCTTTAAAGCTTTTTGATATAAAAAGTTTAAAAGCTTTATTGAATATAAATCAATTTTAA
- the uvrA gene encoding excinuclease ABC subunit UvrA — MSDIIKIFNAKENNLKNINLEIPKNKLVVFTGLSGSGKSTLAFDTLYAEGQRRYIESLSSYARQFLDKVGKPDVERIEGLTPAIAIDQKTTSKNPRSTVGTITEVYDYFRLLFARVGVQHCHKCNKPISKMSASDIIEQVLSLPKESKLIILAPLINRKKGSFADLLESLRSKGYVRAMIDGVMVRLDEDIELEKTKMHTIKVIIDRVVVNDDNSERIAQDVEKGLKESFGELEVEVMNYEELGVEKSIHYSEHMACFDCKISFEPLEPISFSFNSPKGACSSCDGLGIRYALDMKKIIDEDLTIEDGAIKIIYGFNKGYYFKMLIAFCESQKIDIKKSFRDLDEHHQKAILHGTIDEFEFFWKRHKLRRKWDGIIKLAYDMIKDEKEISEYMTEKKCDDCNGNRLKPSSQSVYVANKTIQEILNVPIEEAHSFFQDDKNFTYLSEQNKMIAAPILKEIKERVFFLYDVGLGYITLGRDARTISGGEAQRIRIASQIGSGLTGVMYVLDEPSIGLHERDTSKLIKTLRALQEKGNSVIVVEHDKETINAADFIVDIGPNAGKFGGEVVFAGTLKELKKAKTLTALYMNDKKRVDYPHNRPQEEFIEIKNVNINNIKNLDVKIPLKNLVSITGVSGSGKSSLILQTLLPVAQELLNRARKVKKVDGVEIDGLEKLDKVIYLDQSPIGRTPRSNPATYTGLMDEIRELFSKTKEASLRGYKIGRFSFNVKGGRCEKCQGEGEIKIEMHFLPDIMVKCDTCFGHRYNAQTLEILYRGKNISDVLNMSVDEALEFFAKVPKLYAKLKTLSDVGLGYITLGQNAITLSGGEAQRIKLSKELSKKDTGKTLYVLDEPTTGLHFADVDRLTKVLHHLVELGNSVLVIEHNLDVIKNSDYIIDIGPEGGDKGGKVVDMGTVEELANNHEKSGSYTGYYLNKELKG; from the coding sequence ATGAGTGACATAATAAAAATATTTAATGCAAAAGAGAATAATCTAAAAAATATAAATCTTGAGATACCAAAAAACAAACTTGTAGTTTTTACAGGTCTTAGTGGAAGTGGTAAATCAACACTTGCTTTTGATACACTTTATGCAGAAGGGCAAAGAAGATATATAGAATCTCTATCTTCATATGCTAGACAATTTTTAGATAAAGTTGGTAAGCCAGATGTTGAAAGAATTGAAGGTTTAACTCCAGCAATTGCAATAGATCAAAAAACAACTTCAAAAAATCCTCGTTCTACTGTTGGAACAATTACTGAGGTTTATGACTATTTTAGACTTTTGTTTGCTAGAGTTGGAGTTCAACACTGTCATAAATGTAATAAACCAATTTCAAAAATGAGTGCAAGTGATATTATTGAACAAGTATTGTCTTTGCCTAAAGAGTCAAAACTTATTATTTTAGCCCCTTTAATAAATAGAAAAAAAGGTAGCTTTGCTGATTTACTTGAAAGTCTTAGAAGTAAAGGTTATGTAAGAGCAATGATTGATGGTGTTATGGTAAGACTTGATGAAGATATTGAACTTGAAAAAACAAAAATGCACACAATTAAAGTAATTATCGATAGAGTTGTTGTAAATGATGATAACAGTGAAAGAATTGCACAAGATGTTGAAAAAGGTTTAAAAGAGAGTTTTGGTGAGCTTGAAGTTGAAGTTATGAATTATGAAGAGCTTGGAGTTGAAAAAAGTATTCATTACTCTGAGCATATGGCTTGTTTTGATTGTAAAATTTCATTTGAACCACTTGAGCCAATATCTTTTTCATTTAACTCTCCAAAAGGTGCTTGTAGCTCTTGTGATGGATTAGGAATACGATATGCACTTGATATGAAAAAAATAATTGATGAAGATTTAACAATAGAAGATGGTGCAATAAAAATAATATATGGATTTAACAAAGGTTACTATTTTAAAATGCTTATTGCATTTTGTGAAAGCCAAAAAATTGATATCAAAAAATCATTTAGAGATTTAGATGAACATCATCAAAAAGCTATTTTACATGGAACTATTGATGAATTTGAGTTTTTTTGGAAAAGACATAAGCTTAGAAGAAAATGGGATGGAATTATCAAATTAGCATATGATATGATAAAAGATGAGAAAGAGATCTCTGAGTATATGACAGAAAAAAAATGTGATGATTGTAATGGAAATAGATTAAAACCATCAAGTCAATCTGTTTATGTTGCTAATAAAACTATTCAAGAGATTTTAAATGTACCAATAGAAGAGGCACATAGCTTTTTCCAAGATGATAAAAACTTCACTTATTTAAGTGAACAAAATAAAATGATTGCAGCTCCTATTTTAAAAGAGATAAAAGAGAGAGTTTTCTTTTTATACGATGTTGGACTTGGCTATATTACTTTAGGTCGAGATGCAAGAACAATAAGTGGTGGAGAAGCACAAAGAATTAGAATAGCTTCACAAATTGGAAGTGGATTAACAGGAGTTATGTATGTTCTTGATGAACCATCTATTGGTCTTCATGAAAGAGATACGAGTAAATTAATTAAAACTTTAAGAGCTTTACAAGAAAAAGGAAATAGTGTTATTGTTGTTGAACATGATAAAGAGACAATTAATGCTGCTGATTTTATTGTAGATATTGGTCCAAATGCTGGAAAATTTGGTGGAGAAGTTGTATTTGCTGGAACATTAAAAGAGTTAAAAAAAGCAAAAACACTAACTGCTTTATATATGAATGATAAAAAGAGAGTAGATTATCCACATAATAGACCTCAAGAAGAGTTTATAGAGATTAAAAATGTAAATATAAATAATATAAAAAACCTTGATGTAAAGATACCTCTTAAAAACCTTGTAAGTATCACTGGAGTTAGTGGAAGTGGAAAATCATCACTAATATTGCAAACTTTACTTCCTGTTGCTCAAGAGCTTTTAAATCGTGCTAGAAAAGTAAAAAAAGTAGATGGTGTTGAAATAGATGGTTTAGAAAAACTTGATAAAGTTATCTATCTTGATCAAAGCCCAATAGGAAGAACTCCAAGATCTAATCCAGCAACATATACAGGACTTATGGACGAGATAAGAGAACTATTCTCAAAAACAAAAGAAGCAAGTCTTAGAGGTTATAAAATTGGAAGATTCTCTTTTAATGTTAAAGGCGGAAGATGTGAAAAATGTCAAGGAGAAGGTGAAATTAAGATTGAAATGCACTTTTTACCAGACATAATGGTTAAGTGTGATACTTGTTTTGGTCATAGATATAATGCTCAAACTTTAGAGATATTATATAGAGGGAAAAACATATCAGATGTTTTAAATATGAGTGTTGATGAAGCATTAGAATTTTTTGCAAAAGTTCCAAAACTATATGCAAAATTGAAAACTCTAAGTGATGTTGGACTTGGATATATAACTTTAGGTCAAAATGCTATTACTTTAAGTGGTGGAGAAGCACAAAGAATTAAACTAAGTAAAGAGTTAAGTAAAAAAGATACAGGAAAAACACTGTATGTTTTAGATGAACCAACAACTGGTCTTCACTTTGCAGATGTTGATAGACTTACAAAAGTTCTTCATCATTTAGTTGAATTAGGAAACTCTGTACTTGTAATTGAACATAATCTTGATGTTATAAAAAACTCAGATTATATTATAGATATTGGTCCAGAAGGTGGAGATAAAGGTGGAAAAGTTGTAGATATGGGAACAGTTGAAGAACTTGCCAATAATCATGAAAAATCTGGTTCTTATACTGGATATTATTTAAATAAAGAACTAAAAGGATAA
- the rsmH gene encoding 16S rRNA (cytosine(1402)-N(4))-methyltransferase RsmH, producing MQEIPHIPVLYNEVLESFKNIENGYIIDCTTGYAGHSSGLLKQNDKVKLICNDQDIEALDFSKNRLKEFEQRVAFSFGNFENIIDKYKELEIKGILADIGVSSLQLDKQSRGFSFNSETLDMRMNQTQSLDAATVVNTYSEYDLEKIFKDYGEIREYKKVASLIVKNRPFYSSKELADFFYNKLPKGKIHPATLIFQAIRIEVNNEIGVLESLFKSIEDSKIKDCLVAIISFHSLEDRVVKNYFKKWSQKCICPQNVFRCECGNNHSLGKILTKKPIIATNEEIKQNPRSRSAKLRLFKFD from the coding sequence TTGCAAGAGATACCACATATTCCAGTTTTATACAATGAAGTTTTAGAATCATTTAAAAATATAGAAAATGGATATATAATTGATTGTACAACAGGTTATGCAGGGCATAGTAGTGGATTATTAAAACAAAATGATAAAGTAAAATTAATTTGCAATGATCAAGATATTGAAGCTTTGGATTTTAGTAAAAATAGATTAAAAGAGTTTGAACAAAGAGTTGCTTTTTCATTTGGTAATTTTGAAAATATTATTGATAAATACAAAGAACTAGAAATAAAAGGTATTTTAGCTGATATTGGTGTCTCTTCACTGCAATTAGATAAACAAAGTAGGGGATTTTCATTTAACTCAGAAACACTAGATATGAGAATGAATCAAACTCAAAGTTTAGATGCTGCAACAGTTGTGAATACTTACTCAGAATATGATTTAGAAAAGATTTTTAAAGATTATGGAGAGATAAGAGAGTATAAGAAAGTTGCTTCATTGATTGTAAAAAATAGACCTTTTTATAGCTCAAAAGAGTTAGCTGATTTTTTTTACAATAAACTTCCTAAAGGAAAAATTCATCCAGCAACATTGATTTTTCAAGCAATAAGAATAGAAGTAAATAATGAAATAGGTGTTTTAGAATCACTTTTTAAATCTATTGAAGATAGTAAAATAAAAGATTGTTTAGTTGCAATAATATCGTTTCACTCTTTAGAAGATAGAGTTGTGAAAAACTATTTTAAAAAGTGGAGTCAAAAATGTATTTGTCCACAAAATGTATTTAGATGTGAATGTGGAAATAATCACTCTTTAGGAAAAATTCTTACAAAAAAACCTATAATTGCAACAAATGAAGAGATAAAACAAAATCCAAGAAGTAGAAGTGCAAAATTAAGGTTATTTAAATTTGATTAA
- a CDS encoding class II aldolase and adducin N-terminal domain-containing protein, with the protein MLNQDTVKLLSELSLSMFTKNFFGIYQGAISAKLDQEHFIINSKDAVFDNLDEKSFCTLNMNKQDYRWNIASYDAITHSTIYTNIHEAKYIAFAMPIYTTAYTLVHDNIVFEDYLGKTIFGEISIYNPGDLKTWKKRSALEITREIKYTDHNLMVIKGVGTYIYDRNIHELVKKIAILENSCRLLSIKSTFK; encoded by the coding sequence ATGTTAAATCAAGATACAGTAAAACTTCTATCTGAACTATCATTATCAATGTTCACAAAAAACTTTTTTGGAATATATCAAGGTGCAATTTCTGCAAAATTAGATCAAGAGCATTTTATAATAAATTCAAAAGATGCTGTATTTGATAATCTTGATGAAAAATCTTTTTGTACTTTAAATATGAATAAACAAGATTATAGATGGAACATTGCAAGTTATGATGCAATAACACATTCAACAATATATACAAATATTCATGAAGCAAAATATATAGCTTTTGCTATGCCAATATACACAACTGCTTATACTTTAGTTCATGATAATATAGTATTTGAAGACTATTTAGGAAAAACAATATTTGGAGAAATCTCAATATATAATCCAGGTGATTTAAAAACTTGGAAAAAAAGATCAGCTCTTGAAATTACAAGAGAGATAAAATATACTGACCATAATTTAATGGTAATTAAAGGTGTTGGTACATATATTTATGATAGGAACATTCATGAACTTGTTAAAAAGATTGCTATTTTAGAAAACTCTTGTAGATTACTTAGTATAAAAAGTACATTTAAATAA
- a CDS encoding HU family DNA-binding protein — protein MNKAEFIDAVAAKAGLSKKDAKGAVDAVLETITEALVKKDSVSFIGFGTFSTAPRAARVAKVPGTDKTVNVPATTVAKFKVGKALKEAVAK, from the coding sequence ATGAACAAAGCTGAATTTATTGACGCAGTTGCTGCAAAAGCAGGTCTATCTAAAAAAGATGCTAAAGGTGCAGTTGATGCAGTTTTAGAAACAATTACAGAAGCACTAGTAAAAAAAGACTCTGTAAGCTTTATAGGGTTTGGAACATTCTCTACTGCTCCTAGAGCTGCTAGAGTTGCAAAAGTTCCAGGAACAGACAAAACTGTTAATGTACCTGCAACTACTGTTGCTAAATTTAAAGTTGGTAAAGCTTTAAAAGAAGCAGTAGCAAAATAA